The Henckelia pumila isolate YLH828 chromosome 2, ASM3356847v2, whole genome shotgun sequence genome includes a window with the following:
- the LOC140877149 gene encoding uncharacterized protein, with amino-acid sequence MMDCGIPTIEDVRPSIVRPTVTANHYEIKPAIIQMIQNTVQFGGSTIDDPNAHIENFMEICDTFKQQGVSDDAIRLRLFPFSLRDKAKSWLNSLPAGSIITWGDLAKAFLTKYFPPSKSMKLRTDITMFAQGEQESLYEAWERYKNMLRRLPHHQLPNWLVVQTFYYGLLPANRTMLDAAAGGNLLRKSPEDGYELFEEMASSSYQPQSERSMMQKSAGIHQVDAFTSMTAQLEAMNKKIDGLSLGNSAMRIQEVFCDRCQGEHFTKDCQTGNPFYVQDEAPANHVGSQNRPRFDPYSNTYNPGWKKHPNFSWGGQNNQSRPYQNQNHVKQPQEEKSSLEQMMQNFISSTETRMQNQDETIRGLENKIGQLAKGMSNREPGTLPSDTETNPKDQVKAVELRSGKKLETKALEHEEKKNEGEKEPSTGKSSDSTQSPTSKSNIVIPPPFPAALKKAKLDSQFSKFLEVFKKLHINITFADALLQMPSYAKFLKEILASKRKIDEHAMVNLTENCSELVQNKIPPKLKDPGSFSIPYMIGDVVFHKALCDLGGSINLMPFSVFRKLGM; translated from the coding sequence ATGATGGACTGTGGCATACCCACTATTGAGGATGTTCGACCGAGTATCGTTAGACCAACAGTGACAGCTAATCATTATGAGATAAAGCCGGCAATCATCCAGATGATCCAGAACACAGTCCAATTCGGTGGATCTACCATTGATGATCCCAATGCTCATATTGAAAACTTCATGGAAATCTGTGATACTTTCAAACAACAGGGAGTTTCTGATGACGCTATTCGTCTGCGTTTATTTCCTTTTTCATTAAGAGACAAAGCTAAATCGTGGTTGAATAGTTTACCTGCAGGTTCTATCATAACATGGGGAGATTTGGCTAAAGCGTTCCTTACTAAGTACTTTCCTCCCTCGAAGTCCATGAAGCTGAGAACAGACATCACTATGTTTGCTCAAGGGGAACAAGAGTCATTGTATGAGGCATGGGAGCGCTACAAAAACATGCTAAGGCGACTCCCACATCATCAGTTGCCTAACTGGCTTGTGGTACAAACTTTCTATTATGGTTTATTACCTGCAAATCGTACTatgttagatgcagctgcaGGTGGAAATCTTTTGCGGAAATCGCCGGAAGATGGTTATGAACTATTTGAGGAGATGGCCTCTAGTAGCTATCAACCTCAATCTGAGAGGAGCATGATGCAAAAATCAGCAGGAATTCATCAAGTGGACGCATTCACTTCGATGACAGCACAACTGGAGGCTATGAATAAGAAGATTGATGGATTGAGCTTAGGAAATTCTGCGATGCGCATTCAGGAGGTGTTCTGCGATAGGTGCCAAGGTGAGCATTTCACTAAAGATTGTCAAACTGGTAATCCTTTTTATGTGCAGGATGAGGCACCAGCAAATCATGTGGGAAGCCAAAATCGCCCCAGGTTTGACCCGTATTCAAATACATATAATCCGGGGTGGAAGAAACATCCGAATTTTTCTTGGGGTGGTCAAAACAATCAGTCTAGGCCATATCAGAATCAAAATCACGTGAAGCAACCTCAAGAGGAGAAGTCCAGTTTAGAGCAAATGATGCAAAATTTTATATCATCCACTGAGACTCGAATGCAGAACCAAGACGAAACTATAAGGGGTTTGGAAAATAAAATAGGGCAGCTGGCAAAGGGGATGTCAAATCGAGAGCCAGGAACTTTGCCAAGTGACACTGAGACTAATCCAAAGGATCAAGTAAAGGCCGTGGAGTTGCGAAGTGGGAAGAAACTGGAAACCAAGGCGTTAGAGCACGAAGAGAAAAAGAATGAGGGTGAGAAAGAGCCATCTACAGGTAAGTCATCTGACTCTACACAATCACCCACATCAAAATCTAATATTGTTATTCCACCTCCGTTTCCTGCAGCACTGAAGAAAGCGAAACTTGATtcgcaattttcaaaatttcttgAGGTGTTTAAGAAGTTACATATTAATATAACTTTTGCTGATGCATTGTTGCAAATGCctagttatgcaaaatttttgaaggaAATCTTAGCAAGCAAGAGGAAAATAGATGAGCATGCCATGGTAAACTTAACTGAAAATTGTTCTGAATTAGTGCAAAACAAAATTCCACCGAAgttgaaagatccagggagtttttctatcccTTACATGATTGGTGATGTGGTTTTTCATAAGGCTCTTTGTGATTTGGGTGGCAGCATTAACTTGATGCCATTTTCTGTGTTTAGGAAGCTTGGAATGTGA